A genomic region of Streptomyces sp. R33 contains the following coding sequences:
- a CDS encoding flavin monoamine oxidase family protein produces MATSDSEVDVVIVGGGFAGVTAARELSARGRRAVLVEARDRLGGRTYTKDHDGHPMEFGGTWVHPMQPHVWSEVDRYAVETETFPVLEGLRQMVVSDGRVVDLSDEDVERALEAFDEFCAPGMSLFPEPFLETVSSDPDGLGGRSMRDLLDSFKTEPVLHDWVEGMCCLVAFGPLEKSGASEIFRCYALAGYSAAQAMASLSATKLVKGTRELINSIAGQATLADIRLNSPVRRVVQADGGVQVELESGESVSARTALIALPMNVLNSVKFEPELSEIKRTASADRHAGAGRKCFVRVKGDIGNVSVVAPEAQAVNYLVTYTHDSEGSWLIVFSSNPDKLQMSQFDDVQGMQTALQPLLPGVEVESIVGWDWASDPHALGTWCIFRPGQLAKVLPDLRTTEGRLFFAGADSASTWRGFIDGAIESGYRSARDIDNYLT; encoded by the coding sequence GTGGCGACGTCAGATTCTGAAGTGGATGTCGTGATCGTGGGCGGCGGTTTCGCCGGTGTGACGGCCGCGCGTGAATTGTCGGCGCGCGGGCGGCGGGCGGTCCTGGTCGAGGCGCGTGACCGGCTGGGCGGCCGGACGTACACGAAGGACCACGACGGGCATCCGATGGAGTTCGGCGGTACGTGGGTCCATCCCATGCAGCCGCACGTGTGGTCGGAGGTCGACCGGTACGCGGTCGAGACGGAGACGTTCCCGGTGCTGGAGGGGCTGCGGCAGATGGTCGTCTCCGACGGCCGCGTCGTGGACCTGTCCGACGAGGACGTCGAGCGGGCGCTGGAGGCGTTCGACGAGTTCTGCGCCCCGGGCATGAGCCTGTTCCCGGAGCCGTTCCTGGAAACGGTGAGTTCGGACCCGGACGGCCTGGGCGGACGGTCGATGCGTGACCTGCTCGACTCCTTCAAGACCGAGCCGGTGCTGCATGACTGGGTGGAGGGGATGTGCTGCCTGGTCGCGTTCGGTCCCCTCGAGAAGTCCGGCGCCTCCGAGATCTTCCGCTGCTACGCGCTGGCCGGGTACAGCGCGGCGCAGGCCATGGCCTCCCTGTCGGCAACGAAGCTGGTGAAGGGGACACGGGAGCTGATCAACTCGATCGCCGGGCAGGCCACGCTCGCCGACATCCGCCTCAACTCGCCCGTGCGGCGTGTCGTCCAGGCCGACGGCGGCGTGCAGGTGGAGCTGGAGAGCGGCGAGAGCGTCAGCGCGCGGACCGCGCTGATCGCGCTGCCGATGAACGTCCTGAACAGCGTGAAGTTCGAACCTGAGCTGTCCGAGATCAAGCGGACTGCGTCGGCCGACCGGCACGCGGGTGCCGGCAGGAAGTGCTTCGTCCGCGTCAAGGGCGACATCGGCAACGTGAGCGTCGTGGCCCCCGAGGCCCAGGCGGTCAACTATCTGGTGACCTACACCCACGACTCGGAAGGCTCGTGGCTGATCGTGTTCTCCTCCAACCCGGACAAGCTGCAGATGAGCCAGTTCGACGACGTCCAGGGCATGCAGACAGCGCTGCAGCCGCTCCTGCCGGGCGTCGAGGTGGAGAGCATCGTCGGCTGGGACTGGGCCAGCGACCCGCACGCACTGGGCACGTGGTGCATCTTTAGGCCGGGGCAGCTGGCGAAGGTGCTGCCGGACCTGCGTACCACCGAAGGCCGGCTGTTCTTCGCGGGCGCCGACTCGGCGAGTACGTGGCGCGGTTTCATCGACGGGGCGATCGAGAGCGGCTACCGCTCCGCCCGCGACATCGACAACTACCTGACCTGA
- a CDS encoding potassium channel family protein translates to MPATPWCACCAATGSPERLAAEQAQRSTQAISGAIGEEPLNRTSGRRQALFASLRALVTAGALVASYYLLPLGSAFTAGPVLALVGGIAVLALLLAWQIRRITLSPWPGLRAMEALAVTVPLVVLLFATTYWLMERSVSGSFSEELSRTDALYFSMTVFSTVGFGDITARSQTARLLTTGQMTVNFLLVGVAARLLLNAVQEGRRQRDRSAAGGDDAPPAAR, encoded by the coding sequence ATGCCGGCGACCCCATGGTGCGCCTGCTGCGCGGCAACCGGTTCACCCGAGAGGCTGGCGGCGGAGCAGGCCCAGCGGAGCACCCAGGCCATCTCCGGTGCGATCGGGGAGGAACCCTTGAACAGGACAAGTGGCCGTAGACAGGCGCTGTTCGCCTCGCTGCGTGCGCTGGTGACAGCCGGCGCACTCGTCGCCTCCTACTACCTGTTGCCGCTGGGTTCGGCCTTCACCGCCGGCCCCGTCCTTGCGCTGGTCGGCGGCATCGCGGTGCTGGCCCTGCTTCTGGCGTGGCAGATCCGCAGGATCACGCTGTCCCCGTGGCCCGGACTGCGCGCCATGGAGGCACTGGCGGTGACCGTCCCGCTCGTCGTACTACTGTTCGCAACGACCTATTGGCTGATGGAGCGCAGTGTCTCGGGCAGCTTCAGCGAAGAACTCTCGCGGACCGATGCGCTGTATTTCTCCATGACCGTGTTCAGCACGGTCGGGTTCGGAGACATCACCGCGCGCAGCCAAACCGCCCGGCTGCTCACCACGGGGCAGATGACGGTCAACTTCCTGTTGGTCGGCGTGGCAGCCCGGCTCCTGCTCAACGCGGTTCAGGAAGGCAGGCGGCAGCGGGACCGGTCGGCAGCCGGTGGGGACGATGCCCCACCCGCCGCCCGGTGA